A DNA window from Anaerocolumna sp. AGMB13020 contains the following coding sequences:
- a CDS encoding beta-galactosidase, which produces MNSKQNFYWDKLELGVCYYPEHWDSRLWQEDLSRMLEVGIHTIRIGEFAWSKFEPTEDCFTFDFFDSFFKVAEQTGMKVILGTPTATPPAWLTNKYPEVLNRTRDGVVIQHGQRRHYNYNSPKYRELCTRIVEKLAAHYGKHPSIVGWQIDNELNCEVDEFYSDSDTIAFRLFLKAKYGSLTELNDAWGTVFWNQTYTKWDEIYVPRHTASDSTNPHEVLDYIRFISESAIDFCKMQSDILRKYIKPGVFITTNGMFGNLDNHRLEKECLDVYTYDSYPNFAYCLEEDPKNDRKLNDRKWSNNLTEVRSVCPHFGIMEQQSGANGWNTRMEAPAPKPGQLTLWTLQSIAHGADYVSYFRWRTCTMGTEIYWHGILDYDNCDNRKLAEIKQVSDWVGKLADVTGAAYEAKIGVIKDYSNTFDARLDHWHQRLDRSSNIEIFIASQLNHTPMDYIYLQEDSESEDLLKYPVLFYPHPLILSDKKMALLQTYVEQGGTLIFGCRTGQKDETGKCPMTRMPGLAAELVGAQVEDFTFVGPNDEDMYIDFLGTRIEAPVFNDILTLTDENTKLLGTYSGNYYDGKAAFVERPFGKGRTLYFGATFSRDNVKAILSYTKTLAPYKDILELSEDCELCVRKKDGRTFYFVLNYAHKETEIMLKKPMRELKSGVAAAGKTLLQAYEVKVFEER; this is translated from the coding sequence ATGAATAGCAAACAGAATTTTTATTGGGATAAATTAGAGCTGGGAGTGTGCTATTATCCGGAACACTGGGATAGCAGGCTTTGGCAGGAAGACCTGAGTCGTATGCTTGAGGTTGGTATACATACCATTCGGATTGGTGAATTTGCCTGGAGTAAATTTGAACCGACGGAAGACTGTTTTACCTTTGATTTCTTTGACAGTTTTTTTAAGGTCGCAGAACAGACCGGAATGAAAGTAATCTTAGGGACTCCAACGGCAACACCGCCTGCCTGGCTCACCAATAAGTATCCGGAGGTTCTGAATCGAACCAGGGATGGAGTAGTAATACAACACGGTCAAAGAAGACATTATAATTATAATTCCCCAAAATACCGGGAGCTCTGTACCAGGATAGTTGAAAAGCTGGCAGCTCATTATGGGAAACATCCATCTATTGTTGGGTGGCAGATTGATAATGAGCTTAATTGTGAAGTGGATGAGTTCTACTCGGACAGTGACACAATTGCTTTTCGCCTGTTTCTAAAGGCGAAATATGGAAGCCTCACAGAACTGAACGATGCCTGGGGAACGGTATTCTGGAATCAGACTTATACAAAATGGGATGAGATCTATGTACCCAGACACACCGCAAGTGATTCTACTAATCCTCATGAAGTTTTGGATTATATCCGTTTTATTTCAGAAAGTGCGATTGATTTCTGCAAAATGCAAAGTGATATATTAAGAAAGTATATAAAACCTGGAGTCTTCATTACCACGAATGGTATGTTCGGAAACCTGGATAACCATCGTCTTGAGAAAGAATGCCTGGACGTCTATACTTATGATTCCTACCCGAATTTTGCTTACTGTTTAGAGGAAGATCCTAAAAATGATAGAAAATTAAATGATCGCAAATGGAGTAATAATCTAACGGAAGTACGCTCAGTCTGCCCTCATTTTGGTATTATGGAGCAGCAGTCAGGAGCAAATGGCTGGAATACCAGAATGGAAGCTCCGGCTCCAAAACCAGGGCAATTGACCCTTTGGACTCTTCAAAGTATAGCGCATGGAGCTGATTACGTAAGTTATTTCAGATGGAGAACCTGTACTATGGGGACAGAGATTTACTGGCATGGTATTCTGGATTATGATAATTGCGACAATAGAAAGCTGGCAGAGATAAAACAAGTTAGTGACTGGGTCGGAAAGCTTGCAGACGTGACAGGAGCAGCCTATGAAGCAAAAATCGGTGTTATTAAAGATTACAGCAATACTTTTGATGCACGTCTTGATCACTGGCATCAACGGCTTGACAGAAGCAGTAATATAGAAATCTTTATTGCATCCCAGTTAAATCATACCCCGATGGATTATATTTATCTTCAGGAGGACAGTGAGTCGGAGGACTTGCTGAAATATCCAGTATTATTTTATCCCCATCCCCTCATCTTGTCAGATAAGAAGATGGCATTATTGCAAACATATGTGGAGCAGGGAGGTACTTTGATATTTGGCTGCCGTACAGGACAAAAAGATGAAACCGGTAAATGCCCCATGACCAGAATGCCTGGTCTTGCCGCGGAGCTGGTTGGTGCGCAGGTAGAAGATTTTACTTTTGTTGGTCCAAATGATGAGGACATGTACATAGATTTTCTTGGTACCAGAATAGAAGCACCTGTATTTAATGATATTTTGACCCTCACGGATGAAAATACCAAACTGCTTGGAACATATTCCGGTAATTACTACGACGGAAAAGCTGCTTTTGTAGAACGTCCCTTTGGTAAAGGACGAACTTTATATTTTGGAGCTACTTTTAGCAGAGATAATGTAAAAGCTATTTTATCCTATACCAAAACACTTGCACCCTACAAAGATATTCTGGAGCTTTCGGAAGATTGTGAATTATGTGTTCGGAAAAAAGATGGACGCACATTTTATTTCGTATTGAACTATGCTCATAAAGAGACTGAAATTATGCTGAAAAAACCTATGAGAGAGCTTAAATCTGGTGTTGCAGCAGCTGGAAAGACTCTGCTGCAGGCATATGAAGTTAAAGTATTCGAAGAGAGATAG
- a CDS encoding J domain-containing protein, protein MPDSYYSEGDIKRKIRNLKKMEMKLRFQQFESNGVYKGWETCKCTPKKLVWDEFFCLQDNCKSVRYNMIDLINLDRDGLKNVIGQFYYAVFYKKFQETGMLDNSLYDPDILMKMGLPIDADAGTIKKRFRELAKEYHPDAGGTEEKFVELLEQMNSLRLRD, encoded by the coding sequence TTGCCGGATAGTTATTATAGCGAAGGGGATATTAAAAGGAAAATAAGAAATCTTAAAAAAATGGAAATGAAATTAAGATTCCAGCAATTTGAGTCCAATGGAGTTTACAAAGGTTGGGAAACCTGTAAATGTACCCCTAAAAAGCTGGTCTGGGATGAGTTTTTCTGCCTCCAGGACAACTGTAAAAGTGTTAGATATAATATGATAGACTTAATTAACTTAGATAGAGACGGACTTAAAAATGTAATCGGTCAGTTCTATTATGCAGTTTTCTATAAAAAATTCCAGGAGACGGGAATGTTGGATAATAGTCTCTATGATCCGGATATACTGATGAAGATGGGACTTCCAATTGATGCGGATGCCGGAACTATCAAGAAAAGATTTCGTGAGCTTGCAAAAGAATATCATCCCGATGCAGGGGGAACCGAAGAAAAGTTCGTTGAGCTGTTGGAGCAGATGAATTCCCTTCGTTTAAGAGATTAA
- a CDS encoding DsbA family oxidoreductase, with translation MKIEIWSDIACPFCYIGKRRLEIALEQFEHKEDVKIVFRSFQLDPYAKKNTGMDIHQVLSTKHGMPYEKAKQLNNQLAQQAKEIGLDYHFDTLIPTNSYDALRLSYYAEEKGKMKEMMERLMKAYLVDSLDIGDHATLAGLAGEIGLNEKEALDALVGDWYSENIARDRADGSKIGIQGVPFFIVNDKYTITGAQSSETFLEILQKVWKEDYDNAKTKENKTGSSSDEYCSDGTCKLD, from the coding sequence ATGAAAATAGAAATTTGGTCTGACATTGCGTGTCCGTTTTGTTATATCGGTAAACGCCGCCTGGAAATAGCATTGGAGCAGTTTGAGCATAAGGAAGATGTCAAAATCGTATTCCGTAGTTTTCAGTTAGACCCTTATGCGAAAAAGAATACCGGCATGGATATTCATCAGGTTTTATCTACCAAGCATGGTATGCCATATGAAAAAGCAAAGCAACTGAATAATCAGCTTGCACAGCAAGCGAAAGAAATTGGACTGGATTATCATTTTGATACATTAATCCCCACCAATTCCTACGATGCGCTCCGCCTTTCATATTATGCAGAAGAAAAAGGCAAAATGAAAGAAATGATGGAACGCCTTATGAAGGCATACCTGGTAGATTCGCTGGATATTGGCGATCATGCCACGCTTGCTGGACTGGCAGGTGAAATAGGACTTAACGAGAAAGAGGCTTTAGACGCTTTAGTAGGAGATTGGTATAGCGAAAATATCGCAAGAGATAGGGCAGATGGATCAAAAATAGGTATTCAGGGTGTTCCCTTTTTCATTGTAAATGACAAATATACCATTACTGGAGCACAATCTAGCGAAACTTTTTTAGAAATACTGCAAAAGGTATGGAAAGAAGATTATGACAATGCTAAGACCAAAGAGAATAAAACTGGATCATCCTCCGATGAGTATTGCTCTGATGGAACATGCAAATTAGATTAA
- a CDS encoding NAD(P)-dependent oxidoreductase: protein MNITIFGASGAIGQHLMRLALDKGDFVTAYVRKPEKIKLNHSNLRLITGELSNASAIEMAVSEADAVISTLGPPSDMSRKLRGTPVADGHELIIKAMKKFNKKRLITLATPALQSEDDRKNLSTVVPRILAKTFLPNGYAEMKKLEGIIKYSNVDWTVVRIINPNVKYKGQSYDYSFGDRPGKLSVSRENVAKLMYDAARQNQLIGKMPIVYNN from the coding sequence ATGAACATTACCATTTTTGGAGCGAGCGGTGCAATCGGTCAACATCTTATGCGATTAGCATTAGACAAAGGAGATTTTGTTACGGCATATGTTAGAAAACCCGAAAAAATCAAGCTGAATCACTCCAACCTGAGGCTTATAACGGGGGAACTCTCGAACGCATCAGCTATTGAAATGGCAGTTTCGGAAGCGGATGCTGTGATCAGCACATTAGGACCTCCGTCTGATATGTCACGAAAGCTTAGAGGCACGCCCGTCGCTGATGGACATGAGCTGATTATCAAGGCGATGAAGAAGTTCAACAAAAAAAGGTTGATTACGCTTGCGACGCCGGCCTTACAATCTGAAGACGATAGGAAAAACTTATCGACGGTGGTACCAAGAATATTGGCTAAAACCTTTTTGCCAAACGGTTATGCCGAAATGAAGAAGCTGGAAGGAATTATTAAGTATTCGAACGTGGATTGGACAGTCGTTCGAATTATTAATCCTAATGTTAAATACAAAGGGCAATCTTATGATTATTCATTCGGGGATCGGCCAGGTAAATTGTCCGTATCCAGGGAAAATGTGGCCAAATTAATGTATGACGCCGCTCGACAAAACCAATTGATTGGGAAAATGCCCATTGTTTATAATAATTAA
- a CDS encoding TetR/AcrR family transcriptional regulator gives MAETKIDPRIIRTRKLIMDAFIHVLKKKEFKDITINDITAEATVNRATFYYHFIDKYDLLDKVMKEEFMTNVFSEIAEYKELNPTSIINIFLSITNFQSTLSKQCRSGFETFKTTIEEFIQKELENIFYQMLLKQNSTVSDESIRIAAVMLSWGIFGASVDWQHNNSVPPEEYIKLAIPYVMYGVGH, from the coding sequence ATGGCTGAAACAAAAATAGATCCACGCATTATACGTACACGTAAATTAATCATGGATGCATTTATTCACGTTTTAAAGAAAAAAGAATTTAAGGATATCACCATCAATGATATTACGGCAGAAGCTACAGTAAATCGTGCCACTTTTTATTATCACTTCATTGATAAATATGATTTATTGGATAAAGTAATGAAAGAAGAATTTATGACCAACGTGTTTAGCGAAATCGCTGAGTATAAAGAACTGAACCCAACATCGATCATTAATATTTTCCTGTCTATCACAAATTTCCAATCGACTTTATCCAAACAATGCCGAAGCGGCTTCGAGACTTTTAAAACAACAATTGAAGAATTTATTCAAAAAGAACTGGAAAATATTTTTTACCAAATGTTATTAAAGCAAAACTCTACTGTCAGCGATGAATCTATAAGAATTGCTGCAGTCATGTTGAGCTGGGGAATTTTCGGGGCTTCGGTTGATTGGCAACACAATAACAGTGTGCCACCAGAGGAATATATAAAATTGGCTATTCCTTACGTTATGTACGGGGTTGGCCATTAG
- a CDS encoding MBL fold metallo-hydrolase: protein MKKFKIFICLFIVTSLFVAPITVSASLPITVTTTLYVDAARIGEADSFLISKNGKFMLVDTGLSTDSTKVINMLSSRNVTNLKALVITHYDVDHVGSFLDVIDYIKNHNGTIDHIYGRKYTSAQLNTLTPQRRTNYVMFINGILRYLNRSSEEFNLSSYDTVAVATKANELFGSGDGLWIFPTRTNPIANFTLDGNTTVTWLNKWDSYIVPGMDPADVPANFNNDSLTFKLTYENGEAMLFTGDISWTPQQDLVDNCYSQISTCSILKAPHHGIPDYQKPSFIAAVNPSYTLATTDLSYNRLPGMITKGKYGMVYYTNTASDFCTIAIRLKAPSVYLEDTSLSFYTNDTN from the coding sequence ATGAAAAAATTCAAAATATTCATCTGCTTATTTATCGTGACCTCTTTATTTGTTGCGCCTATCACAGTATCTGCCAGTCTTCCAATAACTGTAACAACTACATTATATGTTGATGCTGCACGGATTGGTGAAGCTGATTCATTTTTAATTAGTAAGAACGGTAAGTTCATGCTTGTTGATACCGGCCTGTCGACCGATAGCACAAAAGTAATTAACATGTTATCATCACGTAATGTAACCAATTTAAAAGCTCTGGTCATTACTCATTATGATGTTGATCACGTCGGTTCCTTTTTAGATGTAATTGATTATATCAAAAACCACAATGGCACAATTGATCATATATATGGTCGGAAATACACTTCTGCTCAATTAAATACATTGACACCTCAACGGCGTACAAATTATGTTATGTTTATTAATGGAATCTTAAGATACTTAAATCGTAGTTCTGAAGAATTCAACTTATCGAGCTATGATACAGTAGCTGTTGCAACAAAGGCAAATGAACTGTTTGGTTCCGGGGATGGATTATGGATATTCCCTACCAGGACAAATCCCATCGCCAACTTTACATTAGATGGTAACACTACTGTAACTTGGTTAAATAAATGGGATTCCTATATTGTTCCCGGTATGGATCCTGCTGATGTACCTGCTAATTTTAACAATGACTCTCTAACCTTTAAATTGACATATGAAAATGGAGAAGCCATGTTATTTACAGGTGATATTTCCTGGACTCCACAACAGGATCTTGTAGATAATTGTTATTCTCAAATAAGTACCTGCAGTATCTTAAAGGCACCGCATCATGGTATCCCTGATTATCAGAAGCCATCATTTATAGCAGCTGTAAATCCTTCCTATACCCTTGCAACTACCGATTTATCATACAACAGACTACCTGGTATGATTACGAAAGGAAAATACGGGATGGTTTATTATACCAATACAGCATCGGACTTCTGTACGATAGCAATACGGCTTAAAGCTCCCTCTGTATATCTTGAAGATACATCTTTAAGTTTTTATACTAACGATACCAATTAG
- a CDS encoding FMN-dependent NADH-azoreductase, with the protein MANVLFVKANDRSAEQAVSVKMYNTFLKTYKELHPEDTIRELDLFSAELPYFGDTAISGLFKAAKGLEATSEERQAADIVNQYLNEFLAMDKVVFTFPLWNLTVPAPLITYISYLLQVGKTFRYTAEGLPEGLVGDKKVALLCARGGDFSTEFAAPLEMGLNYVKNILGVLLGIKDPGIVVIEGHAKYRDRAAEIIESGLSRTAELAANF; encoded by the coding sequence ATGGCAAATGTATTATTCGTCAAAGCTAACGACAGGTCCGCAGAACAAGCGGTCAGCGTCAAAATGTACAATACTTTTTTGAAAACGTATAAGGAGTTACATCCGGAGGATACCATCAGGGAGCTCGACCTTTTTAGCGCAGAGCTGCCATATTTCGGTGATACAGCCATCTCAGGACTTTTCAAAGCAGCAAAAGGATTGGAAGCCACTTCTGAAGAACGGCAGGCTGCGGACATTGTGAACCAATATTTGAACGAGTTTCTGGCCATGGATAAAGTCGTTTTCACATTCCCTTTATGGAACTTAACGGTTCCCGCCCCTCTCATCACTTATATCTCATATTTGTTGCAAGTAGGGAAAACGTTCAGATACACAGCAGAAGGCCTACCAGAGGGACTCGTTGGCGACAAAAAAGTTGCTCTTCTATGTGCACGCGGTGGAGACTTTTCAACGGAATTTGCAGCCCCGTTGGAGATGGGTTTAAACTACGTCAAGAACATACTCGGTGTATTGTTGGGTATCAAAGATCCTGGGATTGTCGTAATAGAAGGACACGCCAAATATCGGGATCGCGCTGCGGAAATTATCGAATCCGGATTGAGCAGAACGGCTGAACTGGCAGCAAACTTTTAA
- a CDS encoding flavodoxin family protein, giving the protein MSKTLIVFYSRTGNVKLLAQKAAQLLSADVEELKDHSKWSGIVGGARRFQRALTKGDTTLSATKYDPKRYNKILVFTPNWGPALAPAVRTYLKQNKDAISELSLVVLGAFSDASGAKEEVAAMGFKLNNVLGLLDKGQTGKETGELQGENLTKLQEFIKNI; this is encoded by the coding sequence ATGAGTAAAACACTTATTGTTTTCTATTCAAGGACAGGTAATGTCAAACTACTTGCGCAAAAGGCAGCACAGCTCTTAAGCGCAGATGTAGAAGAATTAAAAGACCACTCAAAATGGTCTGGGATAGTGGGGGGTGCTAGACGTTTTCAACGTGCGCTCACCAAAGGAGATACAACTCTTTCCGCTACCAAGTATGACCCAAAAAGATATAATAAAATTCTTGTATTCACACCTAATTGGGGGCCTGCCCTTGCGCCAGCGGTCAGAACTTACTTGAAACAAAATAAAGATGCAATATCAGAGCTTAGCTTGGTTGTGCTTGGCGCGTTTTCAGATGCCAGCGGGGCGAAAGAAGAAGTGGCGGCTATGGGCTTTAAGCTAAACAATGTTTTAGGACTTCTTGATAAAGGGCAGACAGGGAAAGAAACAGGAGAGCTTCAAGGAGAAAATCTTACAAAACTACAAGAGTTTATTAAAAATATTTGA
- a CDS encoding peroxiredoxin produces the protein MNISIGMKAPDFTATSTHGTLKLSDYTGHWVVLFSHPGDFTPVCTTEFLAFAQMNNQFEELNTKLIGLSIDSNPSHLAWVNQIYLLTGVQIPFPIIADRMAEVAALYGMIAPDASKQETVRNVYFIDPDQTIRAILIYPLTNGRNIYEILRLLTALQTTDSCKVVTPANWEPDKPVMVPPPRSYDELVERINNPQKSDLNCIDWFWCYKDINQ, from the coding sequence ATGAATATAAGCATAGGCATGAAAGCTCCCGATTTCACTGCAACATCAACACATGGTACACTAAAGCTCTCTGATTACACTGGACATTGGGTTGTACTTTTCTCCCACCCCGGCGACTTTACACCAGTTTGTACGACTGAATTTTTAGCATTCGCTCAAATGAATAACCAATTTGAAGAGTTGAACACTAAACTAATTGGATTAAGTATCGACAGTAATCCCTCACATCTTGCCTGGGTTAATCAGATCTATTTGTTAACCGGTGTTCAGATTCCTTTTCCAATAATCGCAGACCGAATGGCTGAAGTAGCAGCTCTCTATGGAATGATTGCACCGGATGCCAGCAAACAAGAAACTGTCCGTAATGTATACTTTATTGACCCCGATCAGACGATTCGTGCTATTCTTATTTACCCTCTGACAAATGGGAGAAATATATATGAAATCTTGAGACTCCTCACTGCACTGCAAACAACAGACAGCTGTAAGGTAGTAACCCCTGCTAACTGGGAGCCTGATAAACCTGTAATGGTCCCTCCGCCTCGCAGCTATGATGAATTAGTGGAGCGAATAAATAATCCTCAAAAATCAGATTTGAATTGTATTGACTGGTTCTGGTGTTATAAAGATATAAACCAGTGA
- a CDS encoding class I tRNA ligase family protein: MKNYENRPEFPKRAVITAGMPYGNKELHFGHIGGVFVHADTFARFLRDRIGAENVIFVSGTDCYGSPILESFRKRKEEKGETYKETIEDYVRKNHNHQKETLNAYEISLNLYAASSLDRAGEVHKEVSEEIFETLYKNGYLEKLATPQFFDPDFGVFLNGRQVVGNCPIEGCASEKAYADECSLGHQYMPSELINPKSTLSGKTPEVKEVGNWYFKLDECTEWLTEYVAKERKGNTRKYILKTIEEFLKPPCIYVKKSEFDRTGTKEEEVTRLLPSHEVSKEDNKASITYIFKDLQDRDEARAVLNTKGIRFRTGKTLVPFRLSGNISWGVPVPDREDMQGLTFWVWPESLWAPISFTRTYLEQQGKEQEEWRDWWENKDATVYQFIGEDNIYFYGNAEMALFSALQTTYGEKADIDQFVAPHLIANRHILFMDKKAGSSSEIKPPMARELLDFYTPEQLRIHFLSLGLASKSVSFKPQVYLPENEREGVDPVLKEGNLLTNVFNRLVRSCFYTAQKYYDSKIPDIAISEEVRKESEEAVLTYERHMYNHEFHSLTYVLDSYIRFMNKYWVNNMRTAETTDNDTLRKQVLADSLYGVRIGVLLLHPIAPTGCERIREYLSIDEKLWDWKYAFSVLNDLIADKENHKLKFLEPREDFFEKHEKQLEA, encoded by the coding sequence ATGAAAAATTATGAAAACAGACCCGAATTCCCTAAACGGGCAGTAATAACGGCAGGAATGCCATATGGAAATAAGGAGCTGCATTTCGGACACATAGGCGGTGTATTTGTTCATGCGGATACTTTTGCTAGATTTTTAAGAGACAGGATTGGTGCGGAAAATGTTATTTTTGTATCCGGTACAGATTGTTATGGTTCGCCTATCCTGGAAAGCTTCCGAAAACGAAAAGAAGAAAAAGGAGAAACCTACAAGGAGACCATTGAAGATTATGTAAGAAAGAATCATAATCATCAGAAAGAAACCCTGAATGCCTATGAAATCAGCTTAAATTTATATGCTGCATCGAGTCTTGACAGAGCCGGAGAGGTACACAAAGAGGTATCAGAAGAAATTTTCGAAACTCTGTATAAGAATGGTTATCTGGAAAAGCTGGCAACTCCTCAATTTTTTGATCCTGATTTTGGCGTATTCCTTAACGGCAGACAGGTTGTGGGAAATTGTCCCATTGAAGGATGCGCCTCTGAAAAAGCTTATGCGGATGAATGCTCCTTAGGACATCAGTATATGCCAAGTGAACTTATTAATCCCAAAAGCACTTTGTCTGGGAAAACTCCTGAGGTAAAAGAAGTAGGTAACTGGTACTTTAAACTGGACGAATGTACCGAATGGTTAACTGAATATGTAGCAAAAGAAAGAAAAGGAAACACCCGAAAATACATTCTAAAAACCATTGAAGAGTTCTTAAAACCACCTTGTATCTATGTGAAAAAAAGTGAGTTTGATAGAACAGGAACGAAAGAAGAAGAAGTAACCAGATTGTTACCTTCTCATGAAGTATCAAAAGAAGATAATAAAGCGTCAATAACTTATATATTCAAAGATTTGCAGGATAGAGATGAGGCAAGAGCAGTATTGAATACAAAAGGAATACGTTTTCGAACGGGTAAGACTTTAGTACCCTTTCGATTATCCGGAAACATCAGCTGGGGTGTTCCAGTACCGGATAGAGAAGATATGCAGGGGCTGACTTTCTGGGTATGGCCGGAATCTCTTTGGGCACCAATTTCTTTTACCAGAACCTATCTGGAACAACAGGGGAAGGAACAGGAGGAATGGAGAGACTGGTGGGAAAATAAAGATGCAACAGTATATCAATTTATAGGTGAAGATAATATTTATTTTTACGGAAATGCTGAAATGGCTTTATTTTCTGCTTTACAGACTACCTATGGAGAAAAAGCAGATATTGATCAATTTGTTGCACCTCATCTGATTGCCAACAGGCATATTTTATTCATGGATAAGAAAGCGGGAAGCAGTAGTGAAATTAAACCTCCAATGGCTAGAGAACTACTGGATTTCTATACTCCAGAACAGTTGAGAATTCATTTCTTAAGCCTTGGGTTGGCCTCTAAGAGCGTAAGCTTTAAACCTCAGGTGTATCTGCCTGAAAATGAGAGAGAAGGTGTGGACCCGGTATTGAAGGAAGGAAATCTGCTAACCAATGTATTCAACAGACTCGTACGGTCCTGCTTCTACACAGCTCAAAAATATTATGATTCAAAAATACCGGATATCGCAATCAGCGAAGAGGTGCGAAAGGAATCAGAAGAAGCTGTTTTAACCTATGAGCGGCATATGTATAATCATGAATTTCATAGTCTGACTTACGTTCTGGACTCTTATATAAGATTCATGAATAAATACTGGGTAAATAATATGAGAACAGCAGAAACGACGGATAATGATACATTGCGTAAACAGGTCCTGGCAGATTCACTTTATGGCGTACGTATTGGTGTACTGCTGCTGCACCCCATAGCTCCCACCGGCTGCGAAAGGATTCGTGAATATCTGTCCATAGATGAAAAACTGTGGGATTGGAAATATGCATTTTCTGTTTTAAATGATCTGATAGCAGATAAGGAAAATCACAAATTAAAGTTCTTAGAGCCAAGAGAGGATTTCTTTGAAAAACATGAGAAACAGTTAGAGGCTTAA
- a CDS encoding DsbA family oxidoreductase yields the protein MKIEIWFDFVCPFCYIGKRYFEIALDQFEHKEDVEVVFHGFQLDPYAKKNTGMNIHQVSSSKHGISYEKAKARNDQFKQKAKTVGLDYQFDTMIPTNSYDALRLSYYAKEKGKMQEFIALIMKAHFTDSLDIGDHATLARLASDIGLDAGEALDVLENNKYSENLAADRAEGLKIGIQGVPFFIVNNKYTISGAQPSEVFLELLQQAWKEDYHSTKAKEHKSEPLSDEYCSDGTCKLS from the coding sequence ATGAAAATAGAAATATGGTTTGATTTTGTTTGCCCGTTTTGTTATATTGGCAAACGTTACTTTGAAATAGCGTTAGATCAGTTTGAACACAAAGAAGATGTAGAAGTCGTATTTCATGGTTTTCAATTAGATCCATATGCGAAAAAAAATACGGGGATGAACATCCATCAAGTATCATCTTCCAAGCATGGTATTTCATATGAAAAAGCAAAAGCAAGGAACGATCAATTTAAACAGAAAGCAAAAACGGTTGGTCTAGATTATCAATTTGATACAATGATTCCTACGAATTCATATGATGCGCTTCGCCTTTCGTATTATGCAAAAGAGAAGGGGAAGATGCAGGAGTTTATCGCGCTTATTATGAAAGCTCACTTTACGGATTCACTAGATATCGGTGACCATGCAACCCTTGCCAGGCTTGCAAGTGATATAGGTCTTGATGCCGGCGAAGCTTTAGATGTTTTAGAAAATAATAAATATAGCGAGAATCTTGCAGCTGATAGAGCAGAGGGATTAAAAATCGGCATTCAGGGTGTCCCATTCTTCATTGTGAATAACAAATATACCATTTCAGGAGCCCAGCCCAGTGAAGTTTTTTTAGAGCTATTACAACAGGCATGGAAAGAAGATTATCACAGTACTAAGGCTAAAGAGCATAAATCCGAACCGTTATCCGATGAATATTGTTCCGATGGAACATGTAAATTATCTTAA